The Chitinivorax sp. PXF-14 genome contains a region encoding:
- a CDS encoding tetratricopeptide repeat protein, producing the protein MPAQADFDSGLAAYHKQDFATALKEWQPLVDQGNPRALRNVGLMYLLGQGVKANPDKAIEFLQKAVDGNDPEAMRIMAQVYIDGRVPKLGQSLPMGTELLRRASSLGDTEAQYQLAKLLYRAENLQAAIPLLATAANNGHKAAALTLAQILEMGVGVKKDQAEADKYYAMAGGKPKDIKQK; encoded by the coding sequence ATGCCAGCACAAGCGGACTTTGATTCGGGCCTCGCCGCCTACCACAAGCAGGATTTCGCGACCGCACTGAAGGAATGGCAGCCTCTGGTCGATCAGGGCAATCCACGCGCGTTGAGAAACGTTGGTTTGATGTACTTGCTCGGCCAGGGGGTGAAGGCAAACCCCGACAAGGCGATCGAGTTTCTGCAGAAGGCGGTTGATGGTAACGATCCCGAAGCCATGCGCATCATGGCCCAGGTCTACATCGATGGCCGTGTGCCCAAGCTCGGCCAGAGCCTGCCGATGGGGACCGAGTTGCTGCGCCGTGCCTCGTCGCTTGGCGACACCGAAGCGCAGTATCAGCTGGCCAAGCTGCTGTATCGGGCGGAAAACCTCCAGGCCGCCATCCCATTGCTCGCCACCGCTGCCAATAACGGGCACAAGGCCGCAGCCTTGACGCTGGCACAGATTCTGGAAATGGGCGTCGGCGTGAAGAAGGATCAGGCCGAAGCCGACAAGTACTATGCGATGGCCGGTGGCAAGCCCAAGGATATCAAGCAGAAATAA
- a CDS encoding tetratricopeptide repeat protein — protein sequence MSNLNALYMQIQQSLINGRLAEAAMLATKAHTADPEAAETGYYMAIVSHRMNKYQTAHRFLDEVIARAPEYGPAWLEKGRVYYSQGDFEASLDPFFTAWKLMPNNPAVAKDLGLMLVFFDRFGEAIPVLRVAAAQLKQDVEVFKYLGIALCREGNVKKGLATFEAVIPGKRSEPGWHTVLGQIYLSAGLHDMALKSANNALEIRSDFYPAYDVRNAVLQGRRQHDALLDCYDKLLARQVSAPMLVNKAVVLVAMGRYEEARQCYEQAVELEPDNHHLMSSFCGTSMYMDSLSAQQVFELHQRYGRLVEACTPLADFADRPRDPKRKLRIGYVSADFNNHAVAKWTLGMFRELRHDDLDVYVYYNNGMVDDTTREFMRCADAWRQVDRMPDSQLASLIVDDMIDILVDVSVHTQGHRLPVFARKPAPIQVSWVGVPNTSGLTRIDYRLTDAYFDPVGKTEHYNTETLWRMPDTLSSLDWDVFVEPGPLPALENGYVTFGAFNRLGKMSRQSVAFWSQVLKAVPDSKLRLIVLSADGKRSSQVDGLLAMFASFGIGEERLQLEGGKPVAEFYKMHDTIDIQLDTYPYSGSTTTAISLGMGVPVVGFAGEASVSRASSMVVSNVGHPEWVVETMPEAVDVAVRLAADLDRLAALRAGLPDATRTSPLFDSPRFARNMEQAFREMWLRYCDA from the coding sequence ATGAGCAATCTGAACGCCCTGTATATGCAAATTCAGCAGTCGCTGATCAATGGCCGCCTGGCCGAAGCGGCCATGCTGGCAACCAAGGCGCACACCGCCGACCCCGAGGCGGCCGAGACCGGCTACTACATGGCGATCGTCTCGCATCGCATGAACAAGTACCAGACGGCGCATCGCTTTCTCGACGAGGTCATCGCGCGTGCGCCCGAGTATGGCCCGGCATGGCTCGAAAAAGGGCGGGTGTATTACTCGCAGGGCGATTTCGAGGCATCGCTCGACCCATTCTTCACCGCCTGGAAGCTGATGCCGAACAACCCGGCCGTGGCCAAGGATCTGGGCCTGATGCTGGTGTTCTTCGACCGCTTCGGCGAGGCCATCCCCGTGCTCCGTGTCGCGGCTGCCCAGCTCAAGCAGGATGTCGAGGTGTTCAAGTATCTGGGCATCGCGCTGTGTCGCGAGGGCAACGTCAAGAAAGGCCTGGCGACGTTCGAGGCGGTGATTCCCGGCAAGCGCTCCGAGCCTGGCTGGCACACCGTGCTGGGCCAGATCTATCTGTCGGCCGGCCTGCACGACATGGCGCTCAAGTCGGCCAACAACGCGCTCGAAATTCGCAGCGACTTCTACCCGGCCTACGATGTGCGCAATGCCGTGCTGCAGGGGCGGCGCCAGCACGATGCGCTGCTCGACTGCTACGACAAGCTGCTGGCGCGCCAGGTATCGGCGCCCATGCTGGTCAACAAGGCTGTCGTCCTGGTGGCCATGGGGCGCTACGAGGAGGCCCGCCAATGCTACGAGCAGGCTGTCGAGCTGGAGCCCGATAACCATCATCTGATGTCGTCTTTCTGCGGCACCTCGATGTATATGGACAGCCTGTCGGCGCAGCAGGTATTCGAGCTGCACCAGCGCTATGGCCGCCTGGTCGAGGCCTGCACGCCGCTCGCCGATTTCGCCGATCGCCCGCGTGACCCCAAGCGCAAGCTGCGTATCGGCTATGTGTCGGCCGATTTCAACAACCATGCGGTGGCAAAATGGACACTGGGCATGTTCCGCGAGCTTCGCCACGATGATCTCGATGTATACGTGTACTACAACAACGGTATGGTTGACGACACCACGCGCGAATTCATGCGCTGCGCCGATGCCTGGCGCCAGGTCGATCGCATGCCGGACAGCCAGTTGGCGTCGCTGATCGTCGACGACATGATCGACATCCTGGTCGATGTTTCGGTGCACACCCAGGGCCATCGCCTGCCGGTGTTCGCGCGCAAGCCGGCACCGATACAGGTGTCGTGGGTCGGCGTGCCGAATACCTCCGGCCTCACCCGCATCGACTACCGGCTGACCGACGCCTATTTCGATCCCGTCGGCAAGACCGAACACTACAACACCGAAACCTTGTGGCGCATGCCGGATACCCTGTCGTCGCTCGACTGGGATGTGTTCGTCGAGCCAGGCCCACTGCCAGCGCTCGAAAACGGCTATGTGACATTTGGCGCATTCAACCGCCTCGGCAAGATGAGCCGGCAAAGCGTGGCGTTCTGGTCGCAGGTACTGAAGGCCGTGCCGGACAGCAAGCTGCGCCTGATCGTCTTGTCCGCGGATGGCAAGCGCTCGTCACAGGTCGATGGCCTGCTGGCCATGTTCGCGTCGTTTGGCATCGGCGAGGAGCGCCTGCAGCTTGAGGGCGGCAAACCCGTCGCCGAGTTCTACAAAATGCACGACACCATCGACATCCAGCTCGATACCTATCCCTATAGCGGCTCGACGACAACCGCGATTTCGCTGGGGATGGGCGTGCCGGTCGTCGGCTTTGCCGGGGAGGCCAGCGTGAGCCGGGCTTCGTCAATGGTGGTCAGTAATGTCGGCCACCCCGAATGGGTGGTGGAAACCATGCCGGAGGCCGTGGATGTCGCGGTCAGGCTTGCGGCCGATCTCGACCGGCTTGCCGCCCTGAGAGCCGGCTTGCCCGATGCGACCCGTACCTCGCCGCTGTTCGATTCACCGCGCTTTGCACGCAATATGGAGCAGGCATTCCGCGAGATGTGGCTGCGCTACTGCGACGCCTGA
- a CDS encoding acyltransferase, translating to MASSPVQTSFYSRDELLALGFAAIGESVQISRKASFYGIGRIALGSHVRIDDFCVLSAGEGGIAIGSYVHIAVYTSLIGAGRIEVQDFCNLSSRVSVYSSNDDYSGASLTNPTIPEAFSHVSHAPVTLGRHTIIGSGSVVLPGVVCGEGAAIGSLSLVNRDCDAFMIYAGVPARPVKARSRELLNEERRLLASLG from the coding sequence ATGGCCTCTAGCCCTGTCCAGACCTCGTTCTACTCGCGCGATGAACTGCTGGCGCTGGGCTTCGCGGCGATCGGCGAGTCGGTACAGATTTCGCGCAAGGCATCGTTCTATGGCATTGGGCGTATCGCGCTCGGCAGCCACGTGCGCATCGATGATTTCTGCGTGCTGTCGGCAGGCGAGGGCGGTATCGCGATCGGCAGCTACGTCCATATTGCCGTTTACACCTCGCTGATCGGCGCCGGCCGCATCGAGGTTCAGGATTTCTGCAATCTGTCCTCGCGCGTGTCGGTCTACAGCTCGAACGACGACTACTCGGGCGCGAGCCTGACCAACCCGACCATCCCCGAGGCTTTCAGCCACGTGAGCCATGCGCCGGTGACGCTGGGGCGCCACACCATCATCGGCAGCGGCTCTGTCGTCCTGCCCGGCGTGGTGTGTGGCGAAGGGGCGGCGATCGGCTCGCTATCGCTGGTTAATCGGGATTGCGATGCATTCATGATCTACGCTGGCGTGCCGGCGCGGCCCGTCAAGGCGCGCTCGCGCGAATTGTTGAATGAAGAAAGACGTCTGCTCGCATCGCTTGGTTGA
- a CDS encoding DegT/DnrJ/EryC1/StrS family aminotransferase: protein MNINVTRPFLPPIEVYQRYIEGIWKRNWLTNHGPLVSELELELKHYLELDHLLYVTNGTIALQVAIKALGLSGEIITTPFSYVATTTSILWEGCTPVMVDIDPDTFNINPELIESAITERTSAILATHVYGNPCDVEAIEQIARKHGLKVIYDAAHAFGTKVNGQSVFGYGDMSTCSFHATKLFHTVEGGAIITPRPELLKAASRLRNFGHVTAESFDGIGINGKNSEFHAAMGLCNLNYVDEILARRQFLSERYDSFFANVPLQRPAIRGKVDYNHAYYAVAFPDEKTLLTVVEGLSRYSIAPRRYFYPSLNRLPYLDSQACPVSEDISKRVLALPLYHDLSIEELDLIARIVIRTMRYGL from the coding sequence ATGAATATCAACGTAACACGTCCGTTTCTGCCGCCGATCGAGGTTTACCAGCGTTATATCGAGGGGATCTGGAAGCGGAACTGGCTGACCAATCACGGCCCACTGGTCAGTGAACTGGAACTGGAGCTCAAGCATTATCTGGAGCTCGATCACCTGCTGTACGTCACCAACGGCACGATCGCGCTGCAGGTCGCCATCAAGGCGCTGGGGCTGTCCGGCGAGATCATCACCACGCCATTCAGCTATGTCGCGACCACCACGTCGATCCTGTGGGAAGGTTGCACGCCGGTCATGGTCGATATCGACCCGGACACCTTCAACATCAACCCCGAGCTGATCGAGTCCGCGATCACCGAGCGCACCAGCGCCATCCTGGCGACCCATGTCTACGGCAACCCATGCGATGTCGAGGCAATCGAGCAGATCGCCCGCAAACATGGGCTCAAGGTCATCTACGATGCGGCCCACGCCTTCGGCACTAAGGTCAACGGCCAGTCCGTGTTTGGCTACGGCGACATGTCGACGTGCAGCTTCCATGCGACCAAGTTGTTCCACACGGTAGAGGGGGGCGCGATCATCACGCCTCGCCCCGAGTTGCTGAAGGCTGCCTCGCGCCTGCGCAATTTCGGCCACGTGACGGCCGAGAGCTTCGACGGTATCGGCATCAACGGCAAGAACAGCGAGTTCCATGCGGCAATGGGCCTGTGCAATCTCAACTATGTCGACGAGATACTGGCTCGCCGCCAGTTCCTGTCCGAGCGCTATGACAGCTTCTTCGCCAATGTGCCGCTGCAGCGTCCGGCGATTCGCGGCAAGGTGGATTACAACCACGCCTACTACGCGGTGGCTTTCCCCGACGAAAAGACCTTGCTGACGGTGGTGGAAGGCCTGAGCCGTTATTCGATCGCGCCGCGCCGCTATTTCTATCCGAGCCTGAATCGCCTGCCTTATCTCGATTCGCAGGCTTGCCCAGTGTCCGAAGACATCTCGAAGCGGGTGCTGGCCCTGCCGCTCTATCACGACCTGTCGATCGAAGAACTCGACCTGATCGCGCGTATCGTCATCCGGACCATGCGTTATGGCCTCTAG